One window from the genome of Alnus glutinosa chromosome 13, dhAlnGlut1.1, whole genome shotgun sequence encodes:
- the LOC133853911 gene encoding gibberellin 20 oxidase 1-like: MAQEVEEEHVESLSMGNDLHVKNFIWSEEEWPAINYDDFAGGDDIPVISFRGVLDGNKKGDYQILCKSVVNASSNWGFFKLVDHGVALETIDEFKLRLNELFDLPMERKLKGGRSASSPLGYSATNPEYGKNLPWAEILQLLQSPQQVVAFATKVFGDRHQPFSNAMIEYMHELEKLGMRIFEMLAHGLGLPEDFFTKNFEEKEATMIRVNRYPPCPLPEKCLGLGSHSDPHTMTILLQDLVGGLQILKGDNQWVGIRPIPNSFVINIGDTLEAWTNGRLKSVVHRAVVNKEKQRLSAAYFLSPTSSAIIECPPQLLDPDTNSSKYIPFTWEDFRKELLAQKRVLGKTALNRYLISN, translated from the exons ATGGctcaagaagttgaagaagaaCATGTTGAGTCACTCTCCATGGGCAACGATTTACATGTCAAAAATTTCATATGGTCCGAGGAAGAATGGCCGGCAATAAATTACGACGACTTTGCAGGCGGAGATGACATTCCCGTTATAAGCTTCCGGGGAGTTTTGGACGGAAATAAGAAGGGAGATTATCAGATTTTGTGCAAATCCGTGGTAAATGCAAGCAGCAACTGGGGATTCTTCAAACTAGTCGATCATGGGGTTGCTTTGGAAACCATTGACGAGTTTAAACTGCGGTTGAATGAGCTTTTTGATCTTCCAATGGAGCGGAAGTTGAAGGGTGGTAGATCGGCGAGCTCGCCGTTGGGGTACAGTGCCACCAATCCTGAATATGGAAAGAATTTGCCTTGGGCGGAGATCTTGCAATTGCTTCAGTCACCGCAGCAGGTTGTCGCATTTGCTACCAAGGTGTTTGGTGATCGACATCAGCCATTTAG CAATGCGATGATTGAGTACATGCATGAATTGGAGAAACTGGGGATGAGAATTTTTGAGATGTTGGCTCATGGACTAGGCCTCCCAGAAGACTTCTTCACAAAGAACtttgaagagaaagaagccaCCATGATTAGGGTCAACAGATATCCTCCCTGTCCCCTCCCTGAGAAATGTCTAGGGCTTGGGAGCCATTCAGATCCCCACACAATGACAATACTGTTACAAGACCTTGTGGGTGGCCTTCAAATCTTAAAGGGTGACAACCAATGGGTCGGAATCCGTCCTATCCCCAATTCCTTCGTCATCAACATTGGTGATACCCTTGAA GCATGGACAAATGGGAGGCTAAAGAGTGTTGTACACAGGGCAGTGGTGAACAAAGAGAAGCAAAGGCTATCAGCTGCATATTTTCTTAGCCCAACAAGTTCTGCCATAATAGAGTGCCCTCCTCAGCTCCTGGACCCAGACACCAATTCTAGCAAGTACATTCCTTTTACTTGGGAAGATTTCAGGAAGGAACTTCTAGCACAAAAGAGGGTGCTAGGTAAAACTGCCCTCAATAGATATCTCATATCCAATTAA